Genomic segment of Methanobrevibacter woesei:
AACTTAAAAGATGCTTTGAAATATGAAGAGGTAGTGGAATAATGAAAAAAGTTATGGCAACAGGAACCTTTGATTTATTGCATCCAGGTCATGGAATATACCTTGAATGTGCAAAACAGTTGGGTGGAGATGATGCTAAACTTTATGTTGTTGTAGCTCGCGATTCCACTGTTAAAAAAAGAAAAAGAGTCCCGATTGTAGATGAAAATCAAAGATTAAAGTTAATTCAAATGTTAAAACCTGTTGATGTTGCAGTTTTAGGAAATGAAAATGGAGATTTCTTTAAGATTGTGGAAGAAATTAACCCGGATATTATAGCTATTGGTCCTGATCAAAACCATGATGTTGAAAAACTTCAAGAAACTGTTAATAAAAGAGGTTTAAAAGCAAAAGTGGAACGTGTAACTTATTATCATCATGCAGAACTTGATAGTAGCTGCAAAATTATTAAAAAAATTAAAAGAACAGATTTTAAAGGTAAAATATTAGATAATTGCGAATAAGGAGGAAATATAATGTATAATATAGCTATTGTAGGAGCAAGCGGATATACAGGTGGAGAATTACTTAGAATGTTATTAAACCACCCGGAAGTTGAAATAACAGACATTACATCAAGACAATATGATGGAGTTGAAGCTCATAAAATACATCCACATATTAGAGACTCAGGACTTGTTTTTAAAGACAAAAAACCATCAGAATTAGATGCAGATGTAGTATTTACTGCAACACCTCATGGAGCATCAATGAAGATAGTTCCAGACTTATTAGAGACTGGTGCTAAAGTTATTGATTTAAGTGGAGATTACAGATACAGAGACACCGCAGTTTATGAAAAATGGTATGGAATTGAACATACAAGTGATGCAGAAGCAGTATATGGTCTTCCTGAAATTTATAGAGAAGAAATTAAAAAAGCAGATTTAGTAGCTAATCCAGGTTGTTTCCCAACTGGAGCTATATTATCCTCTTATCCTTTAGTTAAAAATGATTTAGTAGATAGAATAATTATAGATTCAAAAACAGGAGTTAGTGGAGCTGGTGTCAGTCCTTCTCAAACAACTCATTATCCAAATATTGCAGATAATGTTAATCCTTACAAAATTTCAAACCATAGACACATGTCTGAAATACAGCAAGAATTAAAAGGATTTGAAGGAGTTAAAGTTTCATTTACACCACATTTAGTTCCAGTTATTCGTGGAATTCAAACAACAAGCCACAGCTTCCTTAATAAAGAAAACGAAAATATTACTACTGAAGAATTAAGGAAAATATACAAAAAAGAATATGGTGGAGAATACTTTATTAAATTAATGGATGAAGGAGAAATACCTCATTTAAGTTCTGTTCGTGGTTCTAACTTCGCTCATATTGGAGGATTTGAAATTGATGAAACCGGAAGAGTTATTATGCTATCCACTATTGATAACCTTGTTAAAGGAGCATCTGGACAAGCTATTCACAATATGAATATTATGTTAGGATTAAAAGAATCAATGGGTTTAGAATTTTATGGTCTTCACCCTTAATCTTTATATAAAACATTAATATTATAATATGATAAAAGAAAAGGGGATTTTTCAGATGAAAACATTAATTATTTACTACTCACAAACCAAAAAAACAGCAACTGTTGCTGAAACATTAGCTTTAGAATTAGGTGCAGATTCTATTGAAATAGTAGATAATAAACCAAGGAGTGGATTTAAAAATAGATTAACTTCTTCTTTTGATGCTGTTAGAGAAATAAAAACAGATATAACACCAATGAGGGTCGATGTTAGTGATTATGATATTGTCTACTTTGGAACACCTGTCTGGGCAGGAAAACCAACCCCAGCAATTCTTACAATCATAGACAGATGCGACCTAAGGGCAAAGGATGTAGTTTTATTTGCTACAATGAACAGCAGTGGTGGAGCTGCAAGTGTTGAAAGAATGGCAGAAAAAGTAAAACTTCGTGGAGCACGCGTAATTGAAACTTTTACCTTAAAAACAAAAGGAAAAGATATGGAACAGTTAATGAATGAAACTGAAACCATCATTGAAATATTAGACCTCAATATGTACAGGTGAGGATAATGAGTGACGATAAAAAATCAGAATTAAAAATTAAAGCTATTGAAAATGGAACAGTAATTGATCACATTACAGCAAACAAATCATTGCATATTCTTAAAATCTTGGAACTTCCAAATGATGAAACAAAAAATGTTACAATAGCTATGAATGTATCTTCCTCTGAAATTGGTAGAAAAGATATATTAAAAATTGAAAACAGAGAATTGGATTCATCAGAATTAAATCAAATAGCTTTAATTGCACCTAAAGCTACTATTAACATTATTAGAGATTTTAAACCTGTTAAAAAAGATAAGATTATCCTTCCTAACGAGATAAAATCAATAATTAAATGTACCAATTCAAAATGTATTACAAATAATATTAATGAACCTATTACTCCAAAATTTAAAGTAATAACTAAAAATCCACCTCAAGTTAGGTGTCATTACTGTGAAAAATTAATAAAAACAGAAGATATTGAAAAACAATTTGAATAAATTCTGTTTTTACATTTCCCCTTTTAAATAATCGGCTAATCTTTTAGATAATGCTAATATAGTTAAACTTGGTGGTTTACCTGGAGATTGTGGAATAACACTTGCATCACAGACATATAAACCATCAATATCTGTTTTTAAATTTTTATCCACTACTTCTCCAATAGCTGCAGTTCCTCCAGGATGTGCTCCCCTATAAACTGTTGAAGCTATTGTTTTAGAATCAACTCCTGCTTCTTTTAAAATAAATCCTGCTACAGCAGTACCTTCAGCTAAATATCTAATATCATTTATTGTGTTAATTTTAACAACTTTTCCTTCGCTGTCAATATATCCTTGACATTCATCAGGAGTTTTAACCATTATACTTAAAATATCCTTATCATCAATTGAATCATCATCAATTTTTTCACGAATAAATGAAGAGAAGTGAGGTGATAAAATAAAGTTTTTAACTTCTACAAGTGCATTCATCTGTACTTCACTATTAAAACCAATATCTTTAATTACTCCACCAACAGTAACAAAAGGATCGAAAAATATCTTATTGCCTGCAGATAAACCTGTGTTTCTTAAAATCATTGCAGATGAAACTGCTCCTGCAGATAAAACAATAATATCATCCTCTAGAATGTAAGTTTCACCATCTTTAACATATTCAACTGCTTTAACATTACTATTTTCAGTTAATACTTTAGTAACTTCTGCATTTACAATTAATTCTGCACCTGCATCAACTGCTTTATCAATGAAATCTTTAGAAGACCACTTTGCATCCTTAGGACATCCCAATGCGCACCTACCACATTGAATACATTTTTCTTCTTCCACTGCCTTTGGCATTTTAATTGGATTTAGGCCAAGTTTTTCACTTGCATCTAAAAATAGCTGTGTTCCTCTACCAATATGAGAATCATCCATCTGATGAACATTGATCAAATCTTCAACATAATCAAACTCCGAAGAAATATCAATTCCATATTCTTTTAATTCTTCTTCAAGAGCCCTTACTGTATTTGCCATTGAGACAATTGTTGAACCACCAACACAAGTAGTTTTTAATAAATCAACACCCTCATCAGAGGCATCATAATAATTAAAAGCATTTTTAGAATCATCATAAGGTCCTTTTTCAAGTATAGTTACAGGAATTCCACTAGTAGCCAATTCCATAGCTAATAATCCTCCTCCTGCTCCAGAACCTACAATAACCACCATTTTATCACCTTCATTTCATTAGACATGACTATATTAAAAAATCTATATAAATATTTAGATGTAAATTTAAAAATAGATAAGTCTTTTTTTATAAGATTAATTATAAATATATTGTAAATAACTAAAAATTTTAATTATCATTCAAGGAAAGTGAAAAAATGGAAGAATATATTGACTTATGTGAAAAAGTTATTGAAAAAACTATTCCAAAAGTCGACTATGTTGATATTAGAGCTGGAAAAAGTAATAATT
This window contains:
- a CDS encoding adenylyltransferase/cytidyltransferase family protein, coding for MKKVMATGTFDLLHPGHGIYLECAKQLGGDDAKLYVVVARDSTVKKRKRVPIVDENQRLKLIQMLKPVDVAVLGNENGDFFKIVEEINPDIIAIGPDQNHDVEKLQETVNKRGLKAKVERVTYYHHAELDSSCKIIKKIKRTDFKGKILDNCE
- the argC gene encoding N-acetyl-gamma-glutamyl-phosphate reductase — encoded protein: MYNIAIVGASGYTGGELLRMLLNHPEVEITDITSRQYDGVEAHKIHPHIRDSGLVFKDKKPSELDADVVFTATPHGASMKIVPDLLETGAKVIDLSGDYRYRDTAVYEKWYGIEHTSDAEAVYGLPEIYREEIKKADLVANPGCFPTGAILSSYPLVKNDLVDRIIIDSKTGVSGAGVSPSQTTHYPNIADNVNPYKISNHRHMSEIQQELKGFEGVKVSFTPHLVPVIRGIQTTSHSFLNKENENITTEELRKIYKKEYGGEYFIKLMDEGEIPHLSSVRGSNFAHIGGFEIDETGRVIMLSTIDNLVKGASGQAIHNMNIMLGLKESMGLEFYGLHP
- a CDS encoding flavodoxin family protein codes for the protein MKTLIIYYSQTKKTATVAETLALELGADSIEIVDNKPRSGFKNRLTSSFDAVREIKTDITPMRVDVSDYDIVYFGTPVWAGKPTPAILTIIDRCDLRAKDVVLFATMNSSGGAASVERMAEKVKLRGARVIETFTLKTKGKDMEQLMNETETIIEILDLNMYR
- the pyrI gene encoding aspartate carbamoyltransferase regulatory subunit, coding for MSDDKKSELKIKAIENGTVIDHITANKSLHILKILELPNDETKNVTIAMNVSSSEIGRKDILKIENRELDSSELNQIALIAPKATINIIRDFKPVKKDKIILPNEIKSIIKCTNSKCITNNINEPITPKFKVITKNPPQVRCHYCEKLIKTEDIEKQFE
- a CDS encoding GMC family oxidoreductase N-terminal domain-containing protein; this encodes MVVIVGSGAGGGLLAMELATSGIPVTILEKGPYDDSKNAFNYYDASDEGVDLLKTTCVGGSTIVSMANTVRALEEELKEYGIDISSEFDYVEDLINVHQMDDSHIGRGTQLFLDASEKLGLNPIKMPKAVEEEKCIQCGRCALGCPKDAKWSSKDFIDKAVDAGAELIVNAEVTKVLTENSNVKAVEYVKDGETYILEDDIIVLSAGAVSSAMILRNTGLSAGNKIFFDPFVTVGGVIKDIGFNSEVQMNALVEVKNFILSPHFSSFIREKIDDDSIDDKDILSIMVKTPDECQGYIDSEGKVVKINTINDIRYLAEGTAVAGFILKEAGVDSKTIASTVYRGAHPGGTAAIGEVVDKNLKTDIDGLYVCDASVIPQSPGKPPSLTILALSKRLADYLKGEM